Proteins encoded in a region of the Rutidosis leptorrhynchoides isolate AG116_Rl617_1_P2 chromosome 9, CSIRO_AGI_Rlap_v1, whole genome shotgun sequence genome:
- the LOC139868571 gene encoding secreted RxLR effector protein 161-like: MATPMATNVKLTLEGEGEPFDSTKYREMIGSLLYLTASRPDIMFSMCLCSRFQKKPKISHVEAVKRIFIYLKGTMHLGLWYPKFTGVDIMCFANSDHGGSMIDRKSTSGVCAFVGLCLTSWFSKKQTSIALSTTEAEYVAMERACAQVLWMKQTSLDYGIISSEIPICCDNKSAIDLSKNQILHSRTKHIDIRHHFLRDHVQNGNIVIDKVESAENIADIFTKPLKKKTYNLFRNGLGMMEHTP, encoded by the coding sequence ATGGCGACTCCAATGGCAACAAATGTAAAACTCACCTTGGAAGGGGAAGGAGAACCGTTCGATAGTACAAAATATAGGGAAATGATTGGATCCCTTCTATACTTAACGGCAAGTCGGCCCGATATCATGTTTAGTATGTGCTTATGTTCAAGATTTCAAAAAAAACCAAAGATATCACACGTTGAGGCCGTCAAAAGAATTTTTATATACTTAAAAGGGACAATGCATCTTGGGTTATGGTATCCAAAGTTCACCGGAGttgatattatgtgctttgcgAATTCCGATCACGGAGGATCAAtgattgatagaaaaagcacaagtGGAGTATGCGCATTCGTGGGTCTTTGCCTAACTTCATGGTTCTCGAAGAAGCAAACGTCCATTGCATTATCTACCACTGAAGCCGAATATGTAGCTATGGAAAGAGCATGCGCACAAGTACTATGGATGAAGCAAACCTCCCTCGATTACGGTATCATCTCATCCGAAATACCCATATGTTGTGATAACAAAAGTGCTATAGACCTATcgaaaaatcaaatattacactctaggactaaacacatagacattaggcatCATTTCCTTCGTGACCACGTGCAAAATGGTAATATTGTGATAGATAAGGTAGAATCTGCGGAAAACATAGCTGACATATTCACAAAGCCCCTTAAAAAGAAAACCTATAACTTGTTTAGGAATGGGTTAGGAATGATGGAACATACTCCATAA